Proteins encoded by one window of Candidatus Micrarchaeia archaeon:
- a CDS encoding YqaJ viral recombinase family protein, with amino-acid sequence MSEIKSKVIRIPYDPDDRDGWLELRRKGLGGSDAATVVGLNPFSSKLYLYADKMGLMPEKEDSEAMREGRELEDYVAGRWSEATGKKVQRVNAVLFNEKYQWGLANLDRKVVGEPALLEVKTTSAWNKTDFKNGEIPPQYYCQCQHYLAISGYERAYLAVLVLNTAFYTFVIDRDEKEIEALMSAERDFWEQHIIPKIPPAPDGSESAMAVLDNKLFIDDVALIPDTDPLFEEYERISGIIKSYEEDKDELKQQIIAKMGDKARAQAQTWSASYLPQERTTIDKDKLLRAYPQAFGDCVKTSTYRTFRAKKNKAQA; translated from the coding sequence ATGTCTGAAATAAAATCAAAGGTAATTCGCATACCTTATGACCCGGATGACCGGGATGGATGGTTGGAGTTGCGCCGTAAGGGGTTGGGGGGGTCCGACGCGGCTACAGTGGTTGGGTTAAACCCTTTCTCAAGCAAACTCTATCTTTACGCCGACAAGATGGGCCTGATGCCGGAGAAGGAAGATTCAGAAGCCATGAGGGAAGGGCGCGAACTGGAAGATTATGTTGCAGGGCGATGGTCAGAGGCCACCGGAAAGAAGGTGCAGCGGGTAAATGCAGTTCTTTTCAATGAAAAATACCAGTGGGGGTTGGCAAATCTTGACCGCAAAGTAGTGGGAGAGCCTGCTTTATTAGAAGTGAAAACTACATCAGCCTGGAACAAAACAGACTTCAAAAACGGAGAGATTCCCCCGCAATACTACTGTCAATGCCAACACTACCTTGCCATAAGCGGGTACGAAAGAGCCTATCTTGCCGTCCTGGTCCTCAACACAGCCTTTTACACCTTCGTTATAGACCGTGACGAGAAAGAAATTGAAGCCCTGATGAGCGCAGAGCGTGACTTCTGGGAGCAGCACATCATACCAAAAATCCCTCCCGCCCCGGATGGTTCTGAATCCGCGATGGCTGTACTGGATAACAAACTCTTTATCGATGACGTTGCCCTGATTCCAGATACCGACCCGCTGTTTGAAGAATACGAGCGCATCAGCGGAATCATTAAATCCTATGAGGAAGATAAAGACGAGCTGAAGCAACAAATCATTGCCAAAATGGGCGACAAAGCAAGGGCGCAGGCGCAGACATGGAGCGCGTCATATTTGCCGCAAGAACGCACGACGATTGACAAGGACAAGTTACTAAGGGCGTACCCCCAGGCATTTGGCGATTGCGTCAAGACCAGCACCTACCGGACGTTCAGGGCCAAGAAGAACAAGGCGCAGGCATGA
- a CDS encoding HNH endonuclease signature motif containing protein gives MKTLLERFEAKLEKTDGCWNWTGGKNKNGYAQMSVYGHPQYVHRLAYEIYIGEIPQGKHILHHCDNPICCNPNHLFPGTDKDNSLDCKNKGRNNKGEKNGGSKLTVDDVIAIRKSNEAPKDIAPKYGVKPQAIYKIRSGARWKHIKEGVQNV, from the coding sequence ATGAAAACCTTGCTGGAACGGTTTGAAGCGAAGTTAGAAAAGACTGATGGATGTTGGAATTGGACTGGCGGAAAAAACAAAAACGGGTACGCACAGATGAGCGTTTACGGGCATCCCCAGTATGTGCATCGCTTGGCATATGAAATTTACATTGGAGAAATACCGCAAGGGAAACACATTCTACATCATTGCGACAACCCTATTTGCTGCAACCCCAATCATCTTTTCCCCGGTACAGACAAAGACAATTCGCTCGACTGTAAAAACAAAGGGAGGAACAACAAAGGGGAGAAAAACGGAGGGTCTAAACTGACGGTTGATGACGTTATTGCAATACGAAAATCAAACGAAGCCCCGAAAGACATTGCCCCGAAGTATGGGGTTAAACCACAAGCGATATACAAAATTCGTTCCGGAGCTAGGTGGAAACACATCAAAGAAGGGGTGCAAAATGTCTGA